One window of Daphnia carinata strain CSIRO-1 chromosome 7, CSIRO_AGI_Dcar_HiC_V3, whole genome shotgun sequence genomic DNA carries:
- the LOC130703846 gene encoding apolipoprotein D-like, translated as MAIKTSIVMVLMVWLAGVHCHTYYLGSCPRVDPVNDFDMSKFLGRWYVIQKFSTASSCWTYDFVRNKTDDSLKIVQSRDHVALDTVGLDNNYRYTGTLDVPDLNRPGFMRVRFPMSLAGKADYVVFSTDYDNYAAIYSCQSILFGHRRSASILSRRPTLDQPFINKVRTKLESFGVDPHDFSIIEHSDCKTLPSTSLLNVEVNQNTFSTGNVVNVAKDVGKTVVNGVVDVAQGVGTIVNRLANSTSTNNAVAPAGNANRDVEFVTVGNRPNESAFLRRIEENL; from the exons ATGGCGATCAAAACATCTATTGTGATGGTGTTAATGGTATGGCTTGCTGGCGTCCATTGCCACACTTATTATCTGGGTTCATGTCCTCGCGTTGATCCCGTCAACGATTTTGACATGTCAAAG TTTCTTGGGCGCTGGTACGTCATTCAAAAGTTCTCCACGGCTTCCTCTTGTTGGACGTATGACTTTGTTCGCAACAAGACCGATGATTCGCTGAAAATTGTCCAGTCACGCGACCATGTCGCTTTGGATACGGTTGGGCTTGACAACAACTATCGCTACACTGGGACTCTG GATGTACCCGACTTGAACCGACCAGGCTTTATGCGTGTACGTTTTCCAATGA GTTTAGCAGGCAAGGCCGATTATGTAGTTTTCTCAACGGACTACGATAACTACGCAGCCATTTACAGTTGCCAAAGTATTCTGTTTGGCCATCGTCGTTCCGCTTCTATTCTGTCTCGTCGCCCGACCTTGGATCAACCATTCATTAATAAG GTTCGCACAAAACTGGAAAGCTTCGGAGTGGATCCGCACGATTTCTCAATTATTGAACATTCTGATTGCAAGACCCTTCCTTCAACGAGTCTGCTGAATGTCGAGGTCAATCAAAATACGTTTAGTACAGGAAATGTCGTCAACGTTGCCAAGGACGTCGGGAAAACCGTTG tGAACGGCGTTGTAGATGTTGCCCAAGGAGTTGGTACAATCGTCAATCGTTTGGCCAATTCTACATCAACCAATAATGCCGTGGCTCCGGCAGGAAATGCTAACAGAGACGTCGAATTTGTAACCGTTGGAAACCGCCCGAATGAATCCGCCTTTTTACGAAGAATCGAGGAAAATTTGTAA
- the LOC130703980 gene encoding apolipoprotein D-like, translated as MQIHVLFFITFLNLVQMNRADDYGWGECPKVKPVSNFDFTKFSGLWYVIQKFDLSSPCWTYYFVNQNGIQKVIQSQNQTINEREPGKTPGNIGTLEIVNATEPGFMNVRFSDNILGKADYTVYFTDYENYGAIFRCQKVLFGHRRSATILSRQPYLTPSLRNQARAKLISFNIDISSFKSTDPMFCKNPRGSADDTVGRRNNTQEWFLPEN; from the exons ATGCAGATTCACGTGTTATTCTTCATCACCTTTCTGAATCTCGTGCAGATGAATCGTGCGGATGATTACGGTTGGGGAGAG TGCCCGAAAGTGAAACCTGTATCCAACTTTGATTTCACTAAG ttttccgGTCTGTGGTACGTGATCCAAAAATTTGACTTGTCTTCGCCGTGCTGGACATATTATTTCGTCAACCAGAACGGCATACAAAAGGTCATCCAAAGCCAAAATCAGACGATAAATGAGCGTGAACCGGGAAAAACGCCAGGCAACATAGGGACGCTGGAAATCGTTAATGCCACTGAACCTGGTTTTATGAACGTTCGATTTTCTGACA ATATACTTGGAAAAGCTGATTACACTGTATACTTTACCGACTACGAGAATTACGGAGCGATTTTCAGATGCCAGAAAGTCTTGTTTGGTCATCGACGATCGGCTACCATTTTATCCAGACAACCGTACTTGACACCATCGCTTCGGAATCAG GCTCGGGCAAAACTGATAAGCTTCAACATCGATATCAGCTCCTTCAAAAGCACCGATCCCATGTTTTGTAAAAACCCAAGGGGATCTGCAGACGATACTGTTGGCCGAAGAAACAACACGCAGGAATGGTTTTTGCCAGAGAACTGA
- the LOC130703414 gene encoding pre-rRNA-processing protein TSR1 homolog → MAGGEQASHRPGLLKQQNKSHKTGRHRSKSEIDKNNKGRVHVKLTAKRKNQELKRDERRKKANQLRSKKREDILAKKRAIGGSDSAPFLSAIIPLGESANIEKLLKLLKECDADAKVEITGCNVMNINIPRFRQNFSLIIPQPGDLYAALDACKVVDSVIFLASPPSDSDSCVSHSTCNERVLGFDSSGEELLSAIMAQGLPSPIFVVNDIDAISAKKRNDYKKLLLKQLDQMVPTEKLQIIENESDALRLLHQIGSQKQRPVYQRNMRCHFLCEEVNFKQNLDDPTVGTLVVDGYVRYQPLNVNGLVHIPGWGDFQMERIEVQRNPREFIFLEEANPSLQETLKSENDPDPMNGEQTWPYQEEMDDQNLEDGNIEDEEETETKKRVPKGTSEYQAAWIKDDDNNVNKEEDEKEDDDSDDWEDECEDDCEDMIEDDDESGTSSEEDEEDEENEMESVEMEGEDTHVYDKKVNFADEEKDLERIKEAREDELFPDEVDTPRDTLAKVRFQKYRGLKSFRTSPWDPKENLPMDYSRTFQFQNFQRTRKRILKEERTGAKPGWYVRVHVKNVPSHLPASLQTGYPLTLVGMLPHEQKMSVVNLILKRFKNARDQQAIPSKERLIFHCGYRRYAASPIFSQHTAANKHKYERFFRPESVVVATLYAPIIFPPASVLVFREKKDGSQIMVATGSVLSVNPDRIAVKRAVLSGAPFKVHRKSAVLRFMFFNREDIDWFKPVELRTKYGRRGHIREPLGTHGHMKCVFDGQIKSQDTVMMNLYKRVFPKWTYDSNVAFPPPLYNHEAEMEDAANQLMS, encoded by the exons ATGGCTGGAGGTGAACAGGCGTCACACAGACCTGGCcttttgaaacaacaaaataaatcgCATAAAACTGGCAGGCACAGAAGCAAAAGTGAAATTGATAAGAACAACAAAG gTAGAGTTCATGTTAAATTAACAGCAAAGCGAAAGAATCAAGAATTAAAACgtgatgaaagaagaaaaaaagccaaccAATTAAGATCCAAAAAACGAGAAGATATTCTGGCTAAAAAGAGGGCCATAGGGGGAAGTGATTCAGCACCTTTTCTATCTGCTATTATTCCACTGGGAGAATCTGCCaatattgaaaaattgttaaaactATTGAAAGAGTGTGATGCTGATGCGAAAGTGGAAATTACAGGCTGCAACGTAATGAACATTaa tATACCACGTTTTAGACAGAACTTCAGCTTGATAATCCCCCAACCTGGAGATCTTTATGCCGCACTGGATGCTTGTAAAGTAGTTGATAGTGTTATATTTCTTGCATCACCTCCATCGGACAGTGACAGTTGTGTGTCACATTCAACATGTAATGAAAGAGTGCTAGGGTTTGACAGTAGTGGTGAAGAATTACTGTCAGCCATCATGGCACAAGGGCTTCCATCTCCAATTTTCGTTGTTAATGACATCGATGCGATTTCTGCAAAGAAACGTAATGACTATAAAAAACTGCTTCTAAAACAGTTGGATCAGATGGTACCTACAGAGAAACttcaaataattgaaaatgagaGTGATGCTCTCAGGCTGCTTCATCAAATTGGATCCCAAAAACAGCGACCTGTTTACCAGCGAAATATGAGGTGCCATTTCCTTTGTGAAGAAGTAAATTTCAAGCAAAATCTGGATGATCCAACCGTTGGTACGCTAGTTGTTGATGGATATGTGCGATATCAACCTTTAAATGTAAATGGCTTGGTTCATATACCGGGATGGGGGGATTTTCAAATGGAACGAATCGAAGTCCAAAGAAATCCAAGAGAATTTATATTCCTTGAAGAGGCCAATCCCTCACTTCAGGAAACGCTGAAATCAGAAAACGATCCTGACCCCATGAATGGCGAGCAGACTTGGCCGTATCAAGAAGAAATGGATGACCAGAATTTGGAAGATGGCAATatagaagacgaagaagagacAGAAACTAAAAAGCGAGTCCCAAAGGGTACATCAGAATATCAAGCTGCATGGATCAAAGATGATGATAATAATgtcaacaaagaagaagatgaaaaagaagacgacgacagtGACGATTGGGAAGACGAATGTGAAGACGATTGTGAAGATATGattgaagatgatgatgaaagtGGAACTTCAtctgaagaagatgaagaagacgaagaaaacgaaatggaatCCGTAGAAATGGAAGGCGAAGATACTCATGTCTATGACAAGAAAGTTAATTTCgctgatgaagaaaaagatctAGAAAGAATTAAAG aagCTCGAGAGGATGAGCTTTTCCCCGATGAAGTTGACACACCGCGTGACACCTTGGCTAAAGTGCGCTTTCAGAAATATCGTGGTCTGAAATCCTTCCGCACGTCACCTTGGGATCCGAAAGAAAATTTGCCCATGGACTATTCTAGAACTTTCCAATTTCAAAACTTTCAGCGCACTCGAAAGCGAATTTTGAAAGAAGAGCGGACGGGAGCTAAG CCTGGATGGTACGTGAGAGTTCATGTCAAGAATGTCCCCAGTCATTTACCAGCGAGCTTGCAAACTGGCTATCCATTAACACTGGTCGGCATGTTGCCTCATGAACAGAAAATGAGTGTGGTAAATCTTATTCTCAAGAGGTTCAAGAATGCTCGTGATCAGCAAGCGATTCCTTCAAAAGAACGATTAATCTTTCATTGCGGCTATCGACGTTATGCTGCCTCCCCCATTTTTAGTCAACACACTGCAGCCAATAAGCATAAA TATGAGCGTTTTTTTCGACCGGAATCGGTGGTGGTAGCAACCCTTTACGCTCCAATTATCTTTCCGCCCGCGTCTGTTTTGGTATTTcgggaaaagaaagatggaagcCAAATCATGGTTGCGACTGGATCGGTATTGTCAGTAAATCCTGACCGCATTGCAGTCAAACGAGCTGTGCTGAGCGGAGCACCTTTCAAGGTACACCGTAAATCGGCTGTTCTCCGCTTTATGTTCTTTAATCGCGAAGACATAGATTGGTTCAAGCCAGTTGAGCTGAGAACAAAATATGGTCGACGAGGTCATATTCGAG AACCACTTGGAACACATGGGCACATGAAATGTGTATTTGATGGGCAAATTAAATCGCAAGATACCGTTATGATGAATCTTTACAAGCGTGTGTTCCCCAAATGGACTTACGACTCGAATGTTGCATTTCCGCCTCCTTTATACAACCATGAAGCAGAAATGGAGGATGCCGCCAACCAGTTGAtgtcataa
- the LOC130703866 gene encoding 3-hydroxyacyl-CoA dehydrogenase type-2-like: MLKGVVALVTGGASGLGRATVERIVRQGGQVVLCDLPTSQGSQVAAGMSGNVIFAPTDVSSEKDVMNALSMTKEKFGKLDVAVNCAGIGVAFKTYNFNKNLPHKLEDFTKVLMVNTVGTFNVIRLAAGLMGENQPNEDGQRGVIVNTASVAAFEGQMGQAAYSASKGAIVGMTLPIARDLASQGIRVCTIAPGLFKTPLLESLPEKVQAYLAKTVPFPQRLGKPDEYAMMVESIILNPMMNGEVVRVDGAIRMQP, encoded by the exons ATGTTGAAG GGTGTTGTTGCACTAGTGACTGGTGGAGCCTCAGGTTTGGGCCGGGCAACTGTTGAG AGAATTGTTCGCCAAGGTGGGCAGGTAGTCCTGTGCGACTTGCCAACTTCCCAAGGATCACAAGTAGCTGCTGGCATGTCAGGGAATGTAATCTTTGCTCCCACAGAT GTTTCTTCTGAAAAAGATGTTATGAATGCTCTTTCAATGACAAAGGAAAAGTTTGGAAAGCTTGATGTTGCAGTAAATTGTGCAG GCATTGGTGTTGCCTTCAAAACATACAATTTTAACAAGAATCTCCCACACAAGCTGGAAGATTTCACCAAAGTGTTAATGGTAAACACTGTTGGCACTTTTAACGTTATTCGTCTGGCTGCTGGCCTAATGGGCGAGAATCAGCCGAACGAAGATGGTCAACGAGGAGTGATAGTTAATACTGCATCCGTGGCTGCTTTTGAAGGTCAAATGGGGCAAGCTGCCTATTCTGCAAGTAAAGGAGCCATTGTTGGAATGACGTTACCGATCGCACGAGACCTCGCTTCTCAG gGTATTCGAGTTTGCACCATTGCACCTGGACTATTCAAAACCCCTCTGCTCGAGTCGTTGCCGGAAAAAGTTCAGGCATATTTGGCGAAAACTGTGCCCTTTCCACAACGTTTAGGCAAACCAGACGAATATGCAATGATGGTAGAATCGATTATTCTCAACCCAATGATGAACGGAGAAGTCGTTCGTGTCGACGGCGCTATTCGCATGCAGCCTTGA